In the genome of Aspergillus flavus chromosome 8, complete sequence, one region contains:
- a CDS encoding putative C6 transcription factor: MFHTFEGFENPNNSAPVRGRGERQPSVGRRVTTLRACTSCRHRKIKCDGEKPCEACRWYKKADQCHYADPRPSRRHVEKLSTTLDEYRGVLEKLFPNIQPENLVSLPREKLLELMGKPSLLQTQPPHPASPATSASVEAHVSPVSNEDGNLESLQTMPEESSDSQNSGYTEISNNFSDDVNALSLSSRQPSSYLGVSSINAVLKVILCLDPGALSYFSHPSTNTDSRDSALGYSPAEAQPWPVQESQQPITPPQPHRPVTEMQLLDAYFTYFQPFVPMLDEEVFREVYHSGCRKDERWLALLNIVLALGSIAACPSDDMSHTIYAQRCKSYLNLESLGSSHIETIQTLGLLGGQYLHYVSQPNLAYSLMGAALRMAAALGLHKEFSDNQEGSCKQNIYSTDLKRRVWWSLFCLDTWGCMTLGRPSMGRFGPTITVKLPQYRERGNVLDIIPLLENVRFCKIATQIQEILAAAPLTRYHEMSHFDNQLLEWYENLPYILKDHEPCSESIIITRTVMKWRYYNQRMLIYRPTLLSYAMRRVPYIALRSEERTAIERCRQIAEATIQDISSTAQSHQMSGWSAVWLIFQAVMVPLLGLFLNDNTTNDPRATVASCQSQVEMAMLVLARLEQWSPTAKRTLGAVSQILEASKRGTNMANEAGLVNSMFAVSREGAVPRAASGFHPSQNIFLQNEAGFDPFAPPVIDDSTAQYLWDFLSWSDSSLWPGITDTNSFNDETLFAQTDKTMKYPNNGAAFMGGSMGDGAYYANPPLPYY, encoded by the exons ATGTTCCACACCTTTGAAGGATTCGAAAACCCGAACAACTCGGCCCCAGTCCGGGGTCGTGGTGAGCGCCAGCCATCCGTCGGCCGACGTGTCACTACCCTTCGTGCCTGTACATCATGCAGACATCGCAAGATCAAGTGTGACGGTGAAAAGCCGTGCGAAGCGTGTCGGTGGTATAAGAAAGCCGACCAGTGTCATTATGCAGATCCCCGGCCCTCCCGCAG ACATGTAGAAAAACTCTCCACCACTCTGGACGAGTATCGGGGCGTGCTCGAGAAACTCTTCCCTAATATCCAACCCGAAAATTTAGTTAGCTTGCCTCGCGAAAAGCTTTTGGAGCTGATGGGCAAGCCATCCCTGCTGCAGACACAGCCTCCACACCCAGCGTCACCAGCTACCTCGGCATCGGTCGAAGCCCATGTCTCCCCCGTCTCCAACGAAGATGGCAATTTGGAATCTTTGCAGACGATGCCTGAAGAATCCAGTGATTCTCAAAACTCGGGTTATACGGAGATATCCAATAATTTTTCGGACGACGTCAATGCTCTGTCACTCTCATCCAGACAGCCCTCCTCTTATTTGGGCGTGTCGTCTATCAATGCTGTTCTCAAAGTGATTCTCTGCCTTGACCCTGGCGCCCTCTCTTACTTCTCTCATCCCTCGACCAACACAGACTCCAGGGATTCAGCTCTAGGATACTCCCCAGCAGAAGCACAACCATGGCCGGTCCAAGAGTCTCAACAACCAATAACGCCCCCTCAACCACATCGACCAGTAACAGAGATGCAGTTGCTCGACGCCTACTTTACTTATTTTCAGCCATTCGTGCCCATGCTAGATGAGGAAGTTTTCCGCGAGGTCTATCACTCGGGGTGTAGAAAGGATGAACGTTGGCTGGCACTGCTGAACATTGTGCTTGCCTTGGGTAGCATCGCAGCATGTCCATCGGATGACATGTCCCACACAATTTACGCCCAGCGCTGTAAGAGCTACTTGAATTTAGAATCGCTTGGATCCTCACATATAGAGACCATCCAGACTCTCGGCCTTCTGGGAGGGCAGTATCTTCATTATGTCAGTCAACCCAATCTGGCATATTCGCTCATGGGAGCTGCGCTGCGCATGGCTGCAGCTTTGGGCTTGCACAAAGAGTTTTCAGATAACCAGGAAGGGTCGTGTAAGCAGAACATATATTCGACTGACCTGAAACGGCGAGTGTGGTGGTCGCTGTTTTGCTTGGACACTTGGGGCTGTATGACTCTGGGGCGACCGAGTATGGGACGATTTGGACCGACGATTACCGTTAAACTGCCGCAGTACCGAGAAAGA GGGAATGTTCTCGACATTATACCGCTTCTAGAAAACGTTCGGTTCTGCAAAATTGCGACACAGATCCAGGAAATTCTGGCTGCCGCTCCGTTGACGAGGTACCACGAGATGTCGCACTTTGATAATCAACTGTTAGAGTGGTATGAGAACCTTCCGTATATACTCAAAGACCACGAGCCATGCTCCGAATCAATTATCATCACCAGGACAGTCATGAAATGGCGGTACTACAACCAGCGTATGCTCATATACCGTCCAACTCTACTCAGCTACGCCATGCGGCGGGTTCCATATATTGCTCTCCGTTCCGAAGAGCGGACGGCGATCGAAAGGTGTCGACAGATCGCGGAGGCTACAATTCAAGACATTTCTTCAACGGCCCAGTCACATCAAATGTCGGGCTGGAGTGCAGTCTGGCTCATATTCCAGGCAGTCATGGTTCCCCTATTGGGATTGTTTCTCAACGACAACACAACGAATGACCCTAGAGCTACTGTTGCGAGCTGCCAATCTCAAGTTGAGATGGCTATGCTTGTCCTGGCCCGACTGGAACAATGGAGCCCGACTGCAAAAAGGACGTTGGGTGCCGTATCGCAGATATTGGAGGCTAGTAAGAGAGGGACTAACATGGCCAACGAGGCTGGCCTTGTCAATAGCATGTTTGCTGTCTCACGCGAGGGGGCAGTGCCTCGAGCCGCTTCAGGGTTTCATCCGTCCCAAAACATTTTCCTTCAGAATGAGGCAGGCTTTGATCCGTTTGCGCCTCCAGTTATTGACGACTCGACGGCTCAGTACCTATGGGACTTCTTGAGCTGGAGCGATAGCAGCCTATGGCCTGGAATAACGGACACCAATAGCTTCAACGACGAAACGCTGTTCGCCCAAACAGACAAAACCATGAAATATCCCAACAACGGTGCAGCCTTTATGGGGGGCTCTATGGGAGACGGTGCCTACTATGCAAATCCACCTTTGCCCTACTACTAA
- a CDS encoding putative Na+/H+ antiporter, giving the protein MAISETAFAYHEPAISTILNQTGFLLVLNLVNVCLDKLVYCGLIGQLFIGILWGTPGAKWLTRDMETVIQQLGYLGLIMLVYEGGLSTSLSSLKANLLLSLAVAITGICAPMGLSFILTELVSATPLQAFSAGAALSATSLGTTFTILSTTDLIKTRLGTVTTGAAMLDDVVGLVLVQIITNLGGSSDSFSAVTVIRPVSVSIGFGVGVWLLCLLGLRPALRVLLAHKHRFPAFTGTVQFYFLVNTCLLVGMVAGATYAGTSSLFAAYLAGVMTSWMDDFFKENSGSGDAGNGNVSSEPGTENTSQEENPTGQEKDSNQNDQTTRQQTTSTKRETPTGSMVYEKYYHEPVTRILVPLFFASIGFAIPITEMFDGKIVWRGVVYATLMTFGKLITGLWLVRLSSRPISSVLRILKKPFSRVVLFCASPRTGSKKQKKGTTETQQHQDPRNPEDKSQDQPTPTQAHETVTSEQPTQISQPTSTLPPKPRSLYPASILGLAMVSRGEVGYLIASLAESKGIFGTSSSGGSSETYLVIVWAISLCTLFGPICVGTLVKRVKTLQRMRVDRGGEDPLGVWGI; this is encoded by the exons ATGGCGATCAGCGAAACAGCCTTCGCCTACCACGAGCCAGCCATAAGCACAATCCTCAACCAAACAGGATTCCTGCTAGTCCTCAACCTAGTTAATGTGTGCCTCGACAAGCTCGTTTACTGCGGACTAATTGGCCAGCTCTTCATCGGCATCCTCTGGGGCACTCCCGGCGCAAAATGGCTGACCCGGGACATGGAAACCGTGATCCAACAGCTCGGTTATCTCGGATTGATAATGCTCGTCTACGAAGGCGGGCTATCAACATCCCTCTCGTCCCTGAAAGCGAACCTCCTGCTTTCGCTCGCAGTAGCCATCACCGGCATCTGTGCACCGATGGGCCTCTCCTTCATTCTCACCGAGCTGGTGTCCGCAACGCCCCTCCAGGCCTTCTCTGCCGGAGCGGCTCTCAGCGCAACTAGTCTAGGAACTACGTTCACGATCCTCTCCACGACAGATCTAATCAAGACACGACTGGGCACGGTTACTACCGGCGCAGCCATGTTAGATGATGTCGTGGGACTGGTATTGGTCCAGATCATCACCAACCTAGGCGGGAGTAGCGACTCGTTCAGTGCAGTGACAGTTATACGGcctgtttctgtttctatCGGATTCGGGGTTGGTGTGTGGCTTTTGTGTCTGTTGGGTCTTAGACCTGCTTTAAGGGTGCTTCTGGCCCATAAGCATAGGTTCCCGGCGTTTACGGGGACGGTTCAGTTTTATTTTCTGGTGAATACGTGTTTACTGGTGGGGATGGTGGCTGGGGCTACTTATGCGGGCACGTCGAGTCTCTTTGCTGCGTATCTGGCTGGTGTGATGACGTCTTGGATGGATGACTTTTTCAAGGAGAATTCCGGGTCTGGGGATGCTGGTAATGGTAACGTGTCTTCTGAACCAGGAACGGAGAATACCTCTCAAGAGGAGAATCCTACCGGTCAAGAGAAGGATTCCAACCAGAATGACCAAACAACTCGCCAACAGACTACCAGCACGAAACGTGAGACTCCCACCGGTAGTATGGTCTATGAGAAATACTACCATGAACCTGTGACAAGGATCCTGGTCCCTCTGTTCTTC GCCTCAATCGGCTTCGCCATCCCCATCACGGAAATGTTCGACGGAAAAATAGTCTGGCGTGGCGTCGTCTACGCCACCCTCATGACATTCGGCAAGCTAATCACCGGTCTTTGGCTTGTGCGGTTATCGTCTCGACCTATTTCAAGTGTCCTCCGAATTCTTAAGAAACCATTTTCCCGCGTTGTCTTGTTCTGCGCGAGTCCTCGAACCGGTTccaagaagcaaaagaaaggcaCAACAGAgacacaacaacatcaagACCCCCGAAACCCCGAGGACAAATCACAAGACCAACCAACACCGACCCAAGCACACGAAACCGTCACCAGCGAACAACCAACCCAAATCTCTCAACCAACCTCGACTCTCCCACCGAAGCCCAGATCCCTCTATCCGGCGTCGATCCTGGGCCTGGCGATGGTCTCCCGCGGCGAAGTTGGTTATTTAATTGCTTCGCTCGCCGAGTCGAAGGGGATCTTCGGGACCAGCTCTAGTGGTGGTTCGTCGGAGACGTATCTGGTGATTGTGTGGGCGATCTCGCTGTGCACTCTCTTTGGGCCGATTTGTGTCGGGACGTTGGTTAAGAGGGTGAAGACTTTGCAGCGGATGAGGGTGGATCGGGGTGGGGAGGATCCGTTGGGTGTTTGGGGGATTTAg
- a CDS encoding putative ubiquitin carboxyl-terminal hydrolase isozyme L3 (unnamed protein product), whose amino-acid sequence MSTTLPTGAKIINGVKTFIPLENNPEVHTHLATTLSIQSLTFHDIFTLSPPPQDLPHPINALIFLAAAPIYTRARSTLQSTLPKYTTTNETDPIWIPQTIGHACGLMAFLHCVLNLDDGRHLACGSELAKLREELVSLAPGDRARVVYEALFLEEAHMDAARGGSSGVPGPEEDNGFHFVGFVKGGDGRVWELNGGMPGPLERGVLGDGEDLVSEAGLRLTVGDFMEAAKEVEGGGYGGLGISLVGLVGV is encoded by the exons ATGTCCACCACACTTCCCACCGGCGCCAAAATCATCAACGGGGTCAAGACCTTCATTCCCCTCG AAAACAACCCCGAAGTCCACACCCACCTCGCTACCACCCTCTCAATCCAATCCCTCACCTTCCACGACATCTTCACCCTCTCCCCGCCTCCCCAAGACCTACCCCATCCCATCAACGCCCTAATCTTCCTCGCCGCAGCACCCATCTACACCCGCGCCCGCTCAACCCTCCAATCCACACTCCCCAAATACACAACCACCAATGAAACAGACCCAATCTGGATCCCCCAGACAATCGGCCACGCTTGCGGCCTTATGGCGTTTCTGCACTGTGTGCTGAATCTCGATGATGGGAGGCATCTAGCTTGTGGGTCTGAGTTGGCGAAGTTACGGGAGGAACTGGTCTCGTTGGCGCCGGGGGATCGTGCTAGGGTGGTTTATGAGGCATTGTTTCTGGAGGAGGCGCATATGGATGCGGCGCGGGGAGGTAGTTCGGGGGTGCCAGGGCCGGAGGAGGATAACGGGTTTCATTTTGTGGGGTTTGTGAAGGGCGGGGACGGGAGGGTTTGGGAGTTGAATGGGGGTATGCCGGGGCCTTTGGAGAGGGGAGTTCTTGGGGATGGTGAGGATTTGGTTTCGGAGGCTGGGTTGAGGTTGACGGTTGGGGATTTTATGGAGGCTGcgaaggaggttgaggggGGTGGGTATGGGGGTTTGGGGATTTctttggttgggttggttggTGTGTAG
- a CDS encoding multiple inositol polyphosphate phosphatase (phytase, putative): protein MQQLLQSTAALLAFQAVVGDAAPTSSSSAAASGPTGASYPSGFDMSTSWGNLSPYKDQPGFEVPNGVPRGCELSQVHVLHRHAQRYPTSWKLDGGVIEDFAQKLKNYTKRHDNATVGKGALSFLNEWEYVLGEDLLLVSGAATEATSGANVWSKYGRALYHAPVGVASYDSSLNVYPNGTERPKPIFRTTDQARILESARWWLSGFFGNTGANSSYSEYDLVITHEGTGFNNTLASDGSCPGDLEEGDDSGEKFIPNLTKDALKRLSHFLPSDFNLTAYDVVGMFSLCPYETAALGSSSFCSLFTEQEWRDFEYFVDLQFYGNYGFGAPTGRAQGIGYVLELAARLEGKRIETSDTSINATVDSKPATFPLNQPLYMDMSHDDVIVGVLAALGLKYFNYGSKGLPDDVAHAVPRNFKLNEVTPFGAHLISEIWTCPEKTNFHELDGALYKNPDLSSTSDTTDVIRFVLNGSPVSQEGLDGCETSINGFCSVEDFLKGVPKLKVKAEYQYACFGNYTAGHQVGDGRPE from the exons ATGCAGCAATTATTGCAATCAACGGCAGCCCTGCTCGCCTTTCAGGCAGTTGTAGGCGATGCAGCTCCCACCTCAAGCTCATCAGCCGCGGCATCTGGTCCGACTGGGGCCAGCTACCCGTCTGGATTTGACATGTCCACCAGCTGGGGCAACCTTAGCCCTTATAAGGACCAGCCTGGGTTCGAGGTGCCGAACGGTGTCCCAAGGGGTTGTGAGCTCTCCCAGGTCCATGTCCTCCACAGACACGCACAGCGCTATCCTACGTCGTGGAAACTAGACGGTGGCGTAATAGAAGATTTTGCCCAGAAGCTCAAGAATTACACCAAGCGCCATGACAACGCGACAGTCGGTAAAGGAGCTTTGTCGTTTTTGAATGAGTGGGAGTATGTGCTCGGAGAGGACCTTCTGCTCGTATCTGGTGCTGCGACGGAGGCGACGTCCGGTGCAAATGTTTGGTCTAAGTATGGACGCGCACTTTACCATGCCCCTGTCGGCGTCGCGTCTTACGATTCTTCGTTGAACGTCTATCCCAATGGGACCGAGCGACCGAAACCAATCTTCAGGACAACAGATCAGGCCAGAATATTGGAGAGCGCCCGCTGGTGGTTGA GCGGCTTCTTTGGCAATACCGGCGCTAATAGCTCCTATTCCGAGTATGACCTTGTTATAACACACGAGGGCACTGGGTTCAACAACACCCTGGCGTCCGACGGTTCCTGCCCCGGAGACTTAGAAGAAGG CGATGATTCGGGAGAAAAGTTCATCCCAAATCTTACTAAGGATGCCCTGAAGAGGCTGTCGCATTTCCTTCCCTCTGATTTCAATCTCACGGCCTACGATGTGGTGGGCATGTTCAGTCTTTGCCCATACGAAACTGCGGCGCTAGGCAGCTCATCGTTTTGCTCATTATTCACGGAGCAGGAATGGCGCGATTTCGAGTACTTCGTTGACCTTCAGTTTTATGGTAACTATGGATTCGGCGCCCCCACTGGCCGCGCTCAGGGCATTGGATATGTTCTCGAGCTGGCAGCCAGATTAGAGGGCAAGCGGATTGAGACCAGCGATACGAGTATCAACGCTACTGTCGACTCCAAGCCTGCCACATTCCCTCTTAACCAGCCATTGTATATGGACATGTCCCACGATGATGTGATTGTCGGGGTCCTGGCCGCTCTGGGTCTCAAGTACTTCAACTATGGATCAAAGGGCTTGCCTGACGATGTGGCTCATGCTGTCCCCCGTAACTTCAAGCTCAATGAGGTTACACCTTTCGGAGCACATCTGATTTCCGAGATCTGGACTTGTCCTGAAAAGACTAACTTCCACGAACTGGATGGCGCGCTGTACAAGAACCCGGATCTTTCCTCGACATCAGACACCACAGATGTTATTCGGTTCGTGCTGAACGGTTCTCCGGTGTCGCAGGAAGGCCTAGATGGATGCGAGACCTCTATCAATGGCTTCTGTAGTGTCGAGGACTTCCTGAAAGGTGTTCCCAAGCTGAAGGTAAAGGCCGAGTACCAGTATGCTTGTTTTGGGAACTACACGGCCGGTCACCAGGTTGGTGATGGACGCCCTGAGTGA
- a CDS encoding DnaJ domain protein gives MVADTTYYDALGVPPTATELEIKKAYRKLAIVTHPDKNPGDETAHARFQAIGEAYQVLSDEELRKRYDKFGKEDAVPGGGFEDPSEFFSMIFGGNAFVDLIGEISLMKDLTTTMDITMQEMEEEELAASAEEKLNIHEEEAKTAAGTSAEGTAAAAPAAAGSATATDAPASEEKSEKPTPTPSSGTSTPRRYLGQQAIMDKSEEEARMEAAGLSAEEKELHKKSKKKGALSREQEERLAAYELERKKAREERVNTLATKLVDKISVWTETDKGADVTRAFEEKIRLEVENLKMESFGLEILHAIGQTYIQKGSSFLKSQKFLGISGFFSRLKDKGTLAKETWTTISTAIDAQMTMEEMAKLEERGGEDWTDEKRAEYEKKVTGKILAAAWRGSKFEIQSVLRDVCDQVLGDKKIKLDKRVERAHALVIAGNIYQKAERDPEEEGDYMAFEQLMADAMTKKGKDEKEKKKKEKKSKHEHVEETTA, from the exons ATGGTCGCAGATACTACGTACTACGATGCCCTGGGGGTGCCTCCCACGGCAACCGAACTTGAAATCAAAAAGGCATACCGCAAACTTGCCATTGTCACTCACCCTG ACAAGAACCCCGGAGATGAGACCGCGCATGCGAGATTTCAGGCG ATCGGAGAAGCCTACCAAGTCCTTAGTGACGAAGAACTGCGAAAGCGATATGATAAGTTTGGCAAGGAGGATGCAGTCCCTGGTGGTGGTTTCG AGGACCCATCGGAGTTCTTCAGCATGATCTTTGGTGGTAATGCTTTCGTCGACCTTATCGGTGAAATTTCTCTCATGAAGGACCTCACCACTACCATGGATATCACCAtgcaggagatggaggaggaagaactGGCTGCATCCGCGGAGGAGAAACTGAATATCcacgaggaagaagccaagacGGCGGCTGGCACCTCCGCGGAGggcactgctgctgctgctcctgctgctgctggtagTGCAACCGCTACGGATGCCCCCGCTTCTGAAGAGAAATCCGAGAAACCCACTCCAACGCCCAGCTCCGGTACAAGTACGCCTCGTCGCTACCTTGGTCAACAAGCCATCATGGACAAGtcagaggaagaagcacgGATGGAGGCAGCTGGTCTGTCtgcggaggagaaggagctacacaagaagagcaagaagaagggcgcTTTGTCCCGGGAACAGGAGGAGCGCTTGGCTGCATACGAattggagaggaagaaggcccGCGAAGAACGAGTCAACACATTGGCCACGAAGCTGGTGGACAAGATCAGCGTCTGGACCGAAACGGACAAGGGCGCCGATGTGACACGCGCATTTGAGGAGAAGATCCGCCTCGAGGTAGAGAATCTGAAGATGGAGTCATTCGGTCTTGAAATTCTGCATGCGATCGGTCAAACATACATCCAAAAAGGTAGCTCATTCTTGAAGTCCCAGAAATTCCTCGGTATCTCGGGCTTCTTCTCCCGGTTGAAGGACAAGGGTACCCTCGCCAAGGAGACATGGACCACCATCTCGACTGCCATTGATGCGCAGATGACCATGGAAGAGATGGCCAAGTTGGAAGAGCGCGGTGGCGAAGACTGGACCGACGAGAAGAGAGCTGAGTacgagaagaaggtcacaGGCAAGATCTTGGCGGCTGCTTGGCGGGGCAGCAAGTTCGAGATTCAGAGCGTGCTGCGTGATGTATGTGATCAAGTCCTGGGCGACAAGAAGATCAAGTTGGACAAGCGTGTTGAACGTGCTCATGCCCTGGTCATTGCGGGTAATATCTATCAAAAG GCGGAGCGTGAccccgaggaggaaggagactACATGGCGTTCGAGCAACTTATGGCCGATGCTATGacgaagaagggcaaggatgagaaggagaagaagaagaaggagaagaagtccaagcaTGAACACGTTGAAGAAACCACCGCTTAG
- a CDS encoding putative mannosyltransferase, with the protein MASLFERPSLVFGAAIVLRAILLVYGAWQDAHSAVKYTDIDYMVFTDAARYVSKGDSPYARDTYRYTPLLAWLLLPTSWDGFFSFGKVLFALSDVVAGWLIAKALTSFYRMSPPRALKYASVWLLNPMVANISTRGSSEGLLCVLVIALLWAVLNRKITLAGVLLGLSVHFKIYPFVYGPSIIWWLDEEREGLKSSSQKQKPEQDDRNLLTHIFNFITPSRLLLTTTALATFSGLNISMYILYDFPFAQHTYLHHLTRIDHRHNFSPYSSLLYLSAAGDIQGSFESLAFIPQLLLSVVVIPIVLAKRSLPGAMLAQTFAFVTFNKVCTSQYFLWYLIFLPFYLPSSSLMKNPRLGITVTALWVIAQALWLQQGYYLEFLGLSSFVPGLFLASLGFFAVNIWILGIIINDVALEGC; encoded by the exons ATGGCTTCTTTATTTGAGAGACCATCACTGGTCTTTGGAGCCGCTATTGTCTTACGTGCTATTCTTCTTGTTTATGGCGCCTGGCAAGATGCCCACTCAGCCGTCAAATACACCGACATTGACTACATGGTTTTCACGGACGCAGCCCGGTATGTTTCAAAGGGTGATTCACCATACGCTCGAGATACGTACCGGTACACGCCTCTTCTCGCGTGGTTGCTTCTACCAACCTCCTGGgatggtttcttctcctttggcAAAGTTCTTTTCGCCCTCTCTGACGTGGTGGCCGGATGGCTCATCGCGAAAGCGCTCACGTCCTTTTACCGCATGAGCCCGCCACGCGCTCTCAAGTATGCCAGCGTTTGGCTACTGAATCCTATGGTTGCCAATATTAGTACGCGAGGTAGCTCCGAGGGTCTCCTATGTGTGCTAGTCATTGCCTTGCTCTGGGCTGTCTTGAACAGGAAGATCACTCTCGCCGGAGTACTTCTCGGGCTCAGCGTGCATTTCAAGATCTACCCCTTTGTTTACGGGCCATCAATTATCTGGTGGCTGGATGAAGAACGTGAAGGGCTGAAGTCATCTtcgcaaaagcaaaagccgGAACAAGACGATCGAAATCTTCTTACccacatcttcaacttcataaCGCCctctcgtcttcttctcactACCACTGCACTGGCCACCTTCTCCGGTCTCAACATCTCCATGTACATTCTCTATGACTTTCCTTTCGCGCAGCATACCTATCTGCATCACTTGACTCGTATTGACCACCGCCACAATTTTTCGCCCTACAGCAGCCTCCTTTATCTCTCCGCTGCCGGAGACATCCAGGGGAGCTTTGAGTCTCTAGCTTTCATTCCGCAGTTGCTTCTCTCGGTCGTTGTTATCCCGATTGTTTTGGCCAAAAGAAGCCTGCCAGGTGCGATGCTAGCCCAGACGTTCGCATTCGTTACGTTTAACAAAGTGTGCACGAGCCAG TATTTCCTCTGGTATCTTATATTTCTTCCGTTCTACCTACCTTCCTCTTCGTTAATGAAGAACCCAAGGCTGGGCATTACAGTTACAGCTCTATGGGTCATCGCTCAG GCCCTCTGGCTCCAACAAGGCTACTACCTCGAATTCCTCGGTTTGTCCAGTTTCGTGCCGGGATTGTTCCTCGCTAGTTTGGGTTTCTTTGCAGTTAATATTTGGATTTTGGGCATTATTATTAATGATGTCGCATTGGAGGGATGTTAA
- a CDS encoding squalene synthetase (squalene synthase), with protein MRATEVLYYMLRPSQLRSIVQWKVWHNPVHERNVNNETETQKACFKFLDLTSRSFSAVIKELHPELLLPVCVFYLVLRGLDTIEDDTSIPLKTKEPMLREFKDYLEQDGWTFDGNRPEEKDRELLVQFHNVITEFKNMKPAYREIVKDITDKMGNGMADYCRKAEFEDASVKTIEEYDLYCYYVAGLVGEGLTRLFVEAEFGNPALLSRPRLHKSMGLFLQKTNIIRDVREDHDDDRHFWPKEIWSKYVTEFEDLFKPENRETALNCGSEMVLNALEHAEECLFYLAGLREQSVFNFCAIPQAMAIATLELCFRNPDMFDRNIKITKGEACQLMMESTQNLHVLCDTFRRYARRIHKKNTPKDPNFLKISIVCGKIEKFIDTIFPQQTAAQAKLKVQGEKSEAEKEKARQEAETRQDLYFMLALMGVIVLIVSIIMLTAAWLLGARFDLAFQELKSGNFRPPAKQIPGEL; from the exons ATGCGTGCTACCGAAGTCCTCTATTATATGCTCCGCCCCAGCCAGTTGAGGTCCATCGTTCAGTG GAAAGTTTGGCACAACCCTGTCCATGAACGCAATGTGAACAATGAAACAGAAACGCAGAAGGCCTGCTTCAAGTTCCTTGACTTGACAAGCCGGAGTTTCAGCGCTGTTATCAAGGAGCTTCATCCCGAACTCCTACTTCCCGTATGTGTTTTCTACCTTGTTCTTCGCGGGTTGGATACCATCGAAGACGACACGTCGATTCCTCTCAAAACCAAGGAGCCGATGCTGCGTGAGTTTAAGGACTACCTGGAGCAAGATGGCTGGACGTTCGATGGAAACCGTcccgaagagaaagaccgTGAACTGCTGGTTCAGTTTCACAATGTCATCACCGAGTTCAAGAACATGAAGCCGGCCTACCGCGAGATCGTCAAGGATATCACTGATAAGATGGGCAATGGTATGGCCGATTACTGTCGAAAGGCGGAATTTGAAGATGCCAGCGTCAAGACAATCGAGGAATATGATCTCTACTGCTACTATGTCGCCGGCTTGGTGGGTGAAGGGCTGACTCGCCTCTTTGTTGAGGCTGAGTTCGGCAACCCAGCACTGCTCTCGCGTCCGCGTCTACACAAGTCCATGGGACTCTTTCTGCAGAAGACTAACATCATTCGTGATGTGCGGGAGGACCACGACGATGACCGACACTTCTGGCCCAAAGAAATTTGGTCCAAGTATGTTACCGAGTTTGAGGATCTCTTCAAGCCCGAGAACCGCGAGACTGCTCTCAACTGTGGATCCGAAATGGTTCTCAATGCTCTGGAGCACGCCGAAGAGTGCCTGTTTTACCTCGCTGGCCTGCGGGAGCAGAGTGTTTTCAACTTCTGCGCCATTCCGCAGGCCATGGCTATTGCCACCCTTGAGCTTTGCTTCCGCAACCCGGACATGTTCGATCGTAATATTAAGATCACCAAGGGTGAGGCCTGTCAGTTGATGATGGAGTCGACCCAGAACCTCCATGTTCTCTGTGATACCTTCCGTCGCTATGCTCGCCGGATTCATAAGAAGAATACTCCGAAAGATCCCAACTTCCTCAAGATCAGCATTGTTTGTGGAAAG ATCGAGAAGTTCATCGACACAATCTTCCCTCAACAGACTGCCGCACAAGCCAAGCTCAAGGTGCAAGGCGAGAAGTCGGAAGCTGAAAAGGAGAAGGCCAGACAGGAAGCTGAAACACGCCAGGATCTGTACTTCATGCTGGCGTTGATGGGTGTGATTGTGCTGATCGTGTCGATCATTATG CTTACAGCTGCCTGGTTATTGGGCGCCCGCTTTGACCTTGCGTTCCAAGAGCTGAAGAGCGGCAACTTCCGCCCACCTGCCAAGCAAATTCCTGGGGAATTGTAA